The nucleotide window TCCGATTCACGGTGTCGACGACATCGAGGCGCTGCCGTGGGAGCCCGACTGGCTCAACGTCAAACCCTCGCGCTTTGGCTCGCTCGAGTCGCTGTTCGAGACGATCGCCTACTGTGCCGAGCGGGACATCCGCTGCTACGGCGGCGGCCAGTTCGAACTCGGCGTCGGCCGCGGCCAGATTCAGCTGCTGGCATCGCTGTGGTACGCAGACGGGCCGAACGACGTTGCGCCACGAGCGTACAACGATCCCGAACTCGGTGCATCGTTGCCGTCGAGTCCGCTCGAGCCATCGGCCGAGCCCTGCGGATTTCGGTGGACCGTCGACGGCCGGTAACGGGCCGCTCTCGACGTGTTAACGGACTGACTTACTCGAGCAGCCATTCCAAACGGTTTATGGCCGTCGGTTGATTACGCCGGGATATGGCGAAACAGCAGACCGAAGTTCGCGATCTCCAGGAAGGAAGTTACGTCATGATCGACGACGCAGCCTGTAAAATCAACGCCTACTCGACGGCCAAGCCGGGGAAACACGGCAGCGCGAAGGCCCGTATCGAGGCCAAAGGCGTCTTCGACGGCAAGAAGCGCTCGCTCTCTCAGCCCGTCGACGCGAAGATCTGGGTCCCGATCATTGAGCGCAAAAACGGACAGGTCGTCTCGGTCGATGGCGACGACATGCAGGTTATGGACTTAGAAACGTACGAGACGATCACGATGCGCATCCCCGAGGACAAAGAGGTCTCCCCCGACGAGAACATCGAGTACCTCGAGATGGAAGACCAGCGAAAGATCGTCTAATGTTTCCCGGGGCGACTGCCGAACGCGAGGGAGCCGATGCGCGAGGACACGAGTCCGATCGTGACGGTGCGAACTTCGTGGTCGTCGGTGCGCCCCTGGACGCGACGACGACCTTTCAGCCGGGGACCCGATTCGGTCCCCGCCGCATTCGAACGTTTGCCGAGTCGTTCGACGATTACGACCGTCGAACTGACCAGTACTTTTCGGACCTCGACGTCACCGACCACGGTGACGTTCGCGCATGGGACGACATCGAGGCGTACCTCGAGTGGCTCGAGGGGACGCTTCGGGACGTCGTCTGGGACGACGCCATCCCCCTGATGCTCGGCGGCGAACACACCGTTTCGCTCGCGGGCGCACGCGCGGCCGAACCCGAGGTCGTCGTCTCGCTCGACGCCCACCTCGACCTCCGCGATGCCTACGACGGGAATCCGCTCTCCCACGCCGCCGTGATGCGCCGCATTCTCGACGACGTCGACTCCGTCGAGGAACTGTTCGTCCTCGGTGCCCGCACCGGGAGCGAAGCCGAGTGGGAGCGAGCGGCCGACGACGACGTGACGGTCGTGGCTCCCGAGGACGTCGGCGACTGGTCGTTCGCGGACCGACTCGAGGGTCGGGACGTCTACTTGAGTGTCGATATCGACGCTGCCGACCCCGCGTACGCGCCGGGGACGGGAACGATGGAGCCCTTTGGCCTCGAGCCACGCGAGTTGCGCGACGTCGTTCGCGACGTGGCACCGCACGCGACCGGATTCGACGTCGTCGAGGTCAACGACCGCGACGACGGCCAGACCGCCTCGCTCGCCGGCAAACTCGTCCGCGAGTTCGTCTTTTCGAACGCCGACGGGACTGGCGACGCGTAGCGTTCTCGATCGGATTTTCCACGCCTCGGGTGGTCTCGACGAATAGTCGCTCGATTACACTCGAGCCGAGCGTCGCTGGTCGAAGGGGCCGTCATTGCAGTCAGTATCGGTCAGTCCCGTCGACGGATGTGACCGCCTCACGTGGGTCGCTTGCAAATGCATAGCACACGTTGATATGGGCGATCAGTGTCAGATGGTTGTTGATGACCCCACGAGCAGGCACCGGTCGTTTCATGGTGATCACGCATGAGTGAGCTTCCACCGATGACGTCGGTCAAACGATGGCTCGTGACGACGAATCACAAGGACGTTGGGATCCTCTATCTGGTCACAGCGTTGTTTTTCCTCCTGTTCGGCGGCGTCCTCGCGTTAGTGTTCCGGGTGCATCTGTGGGAAGCCGGTGGGATCGGCCTGCTTTCGGGTAACGAATTCAATCAGGCCGTGTCGGTCCACGGGCTGTTGATGGTCTTCTGGTTCCTCTCGCCGTTTGCGGCTGGTTTTGCGAATTACATCGTACCGTTGCAGATCGGCGCGAACGACCTCGCGTTCCCCCGGCTGAACGCTCTGAGTTACTGGTTCTATCTGTTTTCGGGACTCCTGCTTGGCCTCTCGTTCTTCCAGGGACGGTCGTTTGCGGGTGGCTGGACGATGTACGCCCCGCTAAACGTGCCGATGTATCATCCGGCGCTCGAGGCGGCGACTGGCGGGAATGCGACCGTCCTCGCATTGACCCTGTTCGTCTTTTCGATCACGATCGGGACGGTCAACTTCCTCACGACGATCCACCGCTGTCGTGCGGAGGGGCTCGGATTGTGGAACGTCCCGCTTTTCACCTGGTCGTGGCTGCTGACGGTGTGGATGATGCTGTTTGCCTTCGCTGCACTGCTTGCCGCTCTGTTGTTACAGACCAGCGATCGCATCCTCCTGACGCAGTACTTCGCGACCGATCAGGGCTCGAGTCTGCTGTGGGCGCACCTGTTCTGGTTCTTCGGCCATCCGGAGGTGTACATCGTCTTCTTCCCCGCGTTGGGGGTCATGTTCGAGACGTTCCAGACGTTCTCCGGGCGACGGATCGTCGGCCGGAAGTGGGTCATCATCGCGATGGTGCTGGTGGCCGTCCAGTCGTTCCTGGTCTGGATGCACCACATGTTCCTGACGACGATCAATCTGGAGATCAAGACGCTGTTCATGGCGACGACGATCGGGATCTCGCTGCCCTTCGATCTGATGGTCTTCGCGCTGATCTACACGATGGTCAAGGGGAGGATTCGGTTCACGACGCCGTTTCTGTTCAGCCTCGGCGCACTCGTCCTGTTCATCCTCGGCGGGATCACCGGAGTTTTCCTCGGGGCCGTCGTGTTGGACTACGAGTTCCGCGGCACCTACTGGGTCGTCGCCCACTTCCACTACGTGATGGTCTCGGGCGTCACGGCGTTGATCGCCGGCCTCTACTACTGGTGGCCCAAAATCACCGGGAAGATGTACTCCGAGACGCTCGGCAAACTCAACTTCGCCGTCTACTTCATCGGATTCAATCTGTTGTACTTCCCGATGTTCCTCGCCTGGGAGACGCCGCGTCGCGTCTTCAACTATACCGAAGGGACGCAACTCTACCATCAGATGGCAACCGTCGGCGCGTTCGTCCTCGGTGCCTCGTTCCTGATCCTCTTTTATACCCTTGCAAAGAGTTGGATATCGGGACCAGAAGCGCCTGACAATCCGTGGGAGTTCTCCCGGACTGCCGAGTGGGCGACCACGTCGCCGCCGCCGCTCGAGAACTGGGACGGACGGCCGAGCTACGCCAGCGGCCGCCTCGAGTTCGTCGACGAGTCGACAGCGACCGACGGCGGGGTGATGGCTAACAGCGAACTGCGACAGGAAGAACACGCCGACCACGCCAGTATCTGGCCGCTCGGCATCGGGTTCGGGACGTTCGTGCTCTTTCTCGGCCTGTCGGGTATCACCCCTTACATGATCTCGTTCGCGCAGGGAACCGGTGCGGCGAGCGAGTCACTCGTCGGGACGGGTGCCGAAGAGAGCATCATCTACCCGGTGTTGACGGTACTCGGTACCGCGATCCTCGCCTACACGCTCTTCGAGTACGGACGCGAGTCGTTCCACGCTCCCGATATGGCGGTCGCGGAGCGGTGGCCGTTCGAAGGCGTCGGTACGACGAAACTCGGCGTCTGGTTCTTTTTGGCGTCAGACGTGATCGTCTTCGGTGCGATCATCGGAGCCTACATCTTCGCTCGTCTCCACGCCGGCTGGGGAACCTGGGAGAGCGTGCCGCCGTCGGCGATGGTCGGCCTCTTCAACACGTACGTGCTGTTGACCTCGAGTTTCACGGTCGTGCTCGCACTCGTCTTCGCCGAACGGAAGAACAAACGTGGTCTTCTGGCCTCGCTCGGCGCGACGCTACTGCTCGGACTCGTCTTCCTCGCTGTCAAAGGTTGGGAGTGGAGCTACGAGTTCGCTCACGACGTCTACTGGTTTACCGAACTGCAGTACTCGATCTACTTCGCGACGACCGGCTTGCACGCCCTCCACGTCATCTTCGGGCTGTTCATCGCTGCGTTCATGGTCTACCGCATCGCGTCGGTCGACGCCTATCTCGAAGACGAGCGTCCTGTGGAGTACTTCGGCCTTTACTGGCACTTCGTCGACATCGTCTGGGTCTTCCTGTTCCCGCTGTTTTACCTGCTGTGAGGCTCCCCGTTTTCGGTTGCTGCGGCGCTTATCGCTGCCGGACGACTCCCGGCCCCGACGAACCACTCGCTTACAAGAGTCTCGCGGGGCTACCTCGAGCCATGGAACTTCCGTCCTTCGTTTCCCGGCTCGACGAGGAACTGCGAACCGACGACTACGCCGACGTCGACGCCAGCGCGAACGGTCTGCAGATCGGCCCCGACAGCGGCGCGGTCGATCACGTCGCCTTCGCGGTCGACGGCGTCCGCGAGACGGTCGACCGTGCGGTCGACGCCGACGCTGACGTGCTCGTTACCCACCACGGGCTCTCGTGGGACGGCTTCGACCGCGTGACGGGACG belongs to Natronorubrum aibiense and includes:
- a CDS encoding translation initiation factor IF-5A: MAKQQTEVRDLQEGSYVMIDDAACKINAYSTAKPGKHGSAKARIEAKGVFDGKKRSLSQPVDAKIWVPIIERKNGQVVSVDGDDMQVMDLETYETITMRIPEDKEVSPDENIEYLEMEDQRKIV
- the speB gene encoding agmatinase; translation: MFPGATAEREGADARGHESDRDGANFVVVGAPLDATTTFQPGTRFGPRRIRTFAESFDDYDRRTDQYFSDLDVTDHGDVRAWDDIEAYLEWLEGTLRDVVWDDAIPLMLGGEHTVSLAGARAAEPEVVVSLDAHLDLRDAYDGNPLSHAAVMRRILDDVDSVEELFVLGARTGSEAEWERAADDDVTVVAPEDVGDWSFADRLEGRDVYLSVDIDAADPAYAPGTGTMEPFGLEPRELRDVVRDVAPHATGFDVVEVNDRDDGQTASLAGKLVREFVFSNADGTGDA
- a CDS encoding cbb3-type cytochrome c oxidase subunit I, producing MSELPPMTSVKRWLVTTNHKDVGILYLVTALFFLLFGGVLALVFRVHLWEAGGIGLLSGNEFNQAVSVHGLLMVFWFLSPFAAGFANYIVPLQIGANDLAFPRLNALSYWFYLFSGLLLGLSFFQGRSFAGGWTMYAPLNVPMYHPALEAATGGNATVLALTLFVFSITIGTVNFLTTIHRCRAEGLGLWNVPLFTWSWLLTVWMMLFAFAALLAALLLQTSDRILLTQYFATDQGSSLLWAHLFWFFGHPEVYIVFFPALGVMFETFQTFSGRRIVGRKWVIIAMVLVAVQSFLVWMHHMFLTTINLEIKTLFMATTIGISLPFDLMVFALIYTMVKGRIRFTTPFLFSLGALVLFILGGITGVFLGAVVLDYEFRGTYWVVAHFHYVMVSGVTALIAGLYYWWPKITGKMYSETLGKLNFAVYFIGFNLLYFPMFLAWETPRRVFNYTEGTQLYHQMATVGAFVLGASFLILFYTLAKSWISGPEAPDNPWEFSRTAEWATTSPPPLENWDGRPSYASGRLEFVDESTATDGGVMANSELRQEEHADHASIWPLGIGFGTFVLFLGLSGITPYMISFAQGTGAASESLVGTGAEESIIYPVLTVLGTAILAYTLFEYGRESFHAPDMAVAERWPFEGVGTTKLGVWFFLASDVIVFGAIIGAYIFARLHAGWGTWESVPPSAMVGLFNTYVLLTSSFTVVLALVFAERKNKRGLLASLGATLLLGLVFLAVKGWEWSYEFAHDVYWFTELQYSIYFATTGLHALHVIFGLFIAAFMVYRIASVDAYLEDERPVEYFGLYWHFVDIVWVFLFPLFYLL